The bacterium sequence AAGAGGGGATCTGAAAGAACAACCCATAGGATAGATGTAGCACGCTTTGCTCGCTGACCGGAAGGGCGATGCCGAATCTCGGGCTCCACTGGCTCTTGTTCTTAGCCGGCACCTTTTCACTGGTCACCGGCTTCATCAGATCGAGCGGATAGACCCCCTCCGGTTTGAACCAGTCGTAGCGCAAACCCAGGTTCATGATGAAATAGGACCACTCGATGCGGTCCTGCACATAGACGCTGACCTCCATCGGTGTCTTGGTGAACTCGTTGTAGGCGGCGTTGTCCTTTTCCACCGGCTGGGGTTTCCAGTCGGTCTGTCGGTCGAGACGGATCGTATAGTCCAGAACATGAAGATCATGAGACCGCGCCTCCAGGCCCCCCTTGATCTGATTGTAACGATCGACCTGATAGGTCAGGTCCGCCTTGACAATGCCGGTGGTGGTGGTACGGAACGCATGGTTCATATCCGTGCCGGCCATATAGAACGCCGGCCCGCTGCCGATGGAAAGCCGGCTGATCGGCATGTACCGTAGATCATACGGACTCGAGTAGAGATAGGATTCATAGCTCTTTTCCAATCGTGCCGCTTTGAGGTTGATGAATCCGTTTTTATTGATAATATAGTCCATATGCAGCATGTGCGAATGGCTGGTGCTGTAGTTGGTCGGCCGGCCGTCAGGATTATATTTATACTTGTGGTTGTAGCTCTGCCCCTCTCCGTCCTCATGAATATACTCATAGGTAAGTTTGTGTGCACCCCACAGTTTGGCGATCCATTTGGCGTGGGCGGTGAGGTTGCTTCCCCAATTCATGGGCACAAAAGCGCCGTCTCCTGTCGCTTGCACGCGCCAGTTTTCCCGCAGACTGGGTAAATAGGATGAGTCAGAGGGATTGAAAATCCGGCGGCCCCAGAGATAGCCGGAATCATGATTATATCGAAAGGAGGAAAAAAAGTTGAGGCGATCTTTCCACAACGGACCGGAGAGCGTGCCCTCCAAATCATACACATCAGATGGAGCGGCCAGATCCAGGTAGGAGCGCATCTCTTGGGAGTACTCGTCGCGCTTGAGGCCTGCGCCGTGTTTAGCGACAAAAGGCAAGGTGCGGCCGCTGACATAGGCGCCCGTATAGCCGGAGATCTGGCCGCTGAAATGGCCCTCTGGATCTTTGGAGACCACATTGACCACGCCGGACATAGCCTGGCCGTACTCGGCGTTAAAGGTGCCGCTGATCACCTCCACTTCAGCCACAGAATTAGCCTGCAGCGCGATCATCTGCCCCCCGGTGTAGGCGTCGTTCACCGCCAGTCCGTCGATGAGAAAAGCGACCTCACCCAATCGTCCGCCGCGGAAATGACCGTTAACCACTCCAGCCTGCAGTTCCACCACCTGATTGACGTTCTCCACGGGCAGCATCTTCATCTGATCTCCGGCCACGCGCGCCGAGGTGGAGGTTAGATCCTTTTGCACCATAGGTTTGGAGGCCACCACGGTCACCTCCTCCCCTTCGATCACCGTGGGGGTGAGCGACACGGATAAAGAGGTAGTGGCATCGACGCTGACGCGCACGTTTTCAAAGCGCATCATGCTGTAGCCCATGGCGCGTACGATCACAACATATTTGCCCGGTGGAATGTTGATGATGTGATAATATCCGTCCAGTGCGGCCAGCGCGCCCAGGGAGGTTCCTTCCAACAGTATGTTGGTACCGGGAATGGGGTCGCCGTTGTCCTTGCTGGTAATCCGTCCGGAAATTTTACCTGTAGTGCCGGCATAGGCCGCCGCAGAGAGGAATAAAAAAAATCCGATGAAAAGAAACCGATTGCTTCTCATCATCACTCCTGCCGTCTAGGTGTGGGATTGAAAAGGGATTCGTCTATCGGAATACCATGTATGGAAAACTGCAAGCCTCCCTGGGCTGCTCAGGCGGTCCGGGAGTAGCGTCGGCTTCGTTTCAAGACGCCAAGATCTTGAACCGAATGCCGCTCAACAAGCCAGGATTTGAGAACGATCTGTTTCGGCTTAATTCGCTTGTCGCGCAAGCGAGAAAGAATGACATGAATACTTTTCCGGCCGATCTCATAAATGGGCTGGTGGATGGTGGTTAATCCAAAGGAAAAGGCGCGTATCTGCGGCAGGTTGTCGTATCCGACCAGCGACAGATCCTCCGGAATGGAAAGCCTTTTTTCACGGGCGATGGAATAGCACAACAGAGCGATTTGATCATGAGCGGCAAAAACAGCCAAATGGTCCTTGCGCTGTTTGAGAATTTTCAGGACGGATTTAGAATAGACCTGCTCGGTGAACAGCGTTTGCGGATTGGAG is a genomic window containing:
- a CDS encoding TonB-dependent receptor, with the protein product MMRSNRFLFIGFFLFLSAAAYAGTTGKISGRITSKDNGDPIPGTNILLEGTSLGALAALDGYYHIINIPPGKYVVIVRAMGYSMMRFENVRVSVDATTSLSVSLTPTVIEGEEVTVVASKPMVQKDLTSTSARVAGDQMKMLPVENVNQVVELQAGVVNGHFRGGRLGEVAFLIDGLAVNDAYTGGQMIALQANSVAEVEVISGTFNAEYGQAMSGVVNVVSKDPEGHFSGQISGYTGAYVSGRTLPFVAKHGAGLKRDEYSQEMRSYLDLAAPSDVYDLEGTLSGPLWKDRLNFFSSFRYNHDSGYLWGRRIFNPSDSSYLPSLRENWRVQATGDGAFVPMNWGSNLTAHAKWIAKLWGAHKLTYEYIHEDGEGQSYNHKYKYNPDGRPTNYSTSHSHMLHMDYIINKNGFINLKAARLEKSYESYLYSSPYDLRYMPISRLSIGSGPAFYMAGTDMNHAFRTTTTGIVKADLTYQVDRYNQIKGGLEARSHDLHVLDYTIRLDRQTDWKPQPVEKDNAAYNEFTKTPMEVSVYVQDRIEWSYFIMNLGLRYDWFKPEGVYPLDLMKPVTSEKVPAKNKSQWSPRFGIALPVSEQSVLHLSYGLFFQIPSFAYLYLNPLFKIPVGSFSTIGNTDLQPQKTATYELGLQQAIGPNLGVTLTGYYKDIRNLLGMEVYTILPSFDKYARYVNRDYGQVFGFTVALEQRGSSYLSTTLDYTYQLAEGNSSDPNDVYIKSTTTPPTEITKQLIFLDWDRTHSLNLTATVHNKDIWNIGLIGKLGSGFPYTPDLEGYYPSRENDERRPPTYSFDLNLAYTLKLSRFKTTLFSNIYNIFDIRNAVDVSLDTGSPEYSIDEHFYTDDMVRCVNTVRDYYFRPHYFSAPRRLVAGAKLEF